tttgggcacagcccaaaaaaaagaatacctaagCTAAGAAATTAACTGATACTTGGGAATGATATCCCTTGAGTATCTGACAGAAACAAAACCTCTCTAGAAGCATACTCCCATCTTAAGTTGTTTGGAAATCCCTCAGAAGAAACACTCTCCACTAAACCAAAGCTTACAATGAAACATTACAAAGTGTTCTGGACTCGATCTAGCAAAACCAAAGACAGAGACATTAAGCAAAACGACAGAGCAGGAAACACTGAGGGTAGATCCCTCCACGGAAACAACTgatcaattagaaaaaaatgaccaaaaccaCAATTTCAGGACTCTGGATGTTGACTAGATATTTATGAACAACTAGGGCAGTGCTTGAAGGGAGAAACCAGTGACCCTGGATTTAAGAACATGTGCAAATctgtccttctccttccctcGGCCCTGCCATGTTCCTGGAGTGGATGGCTGGTGCTAGGGCAGGTACTGGGGGCCTTGCCCTCCAAAATTCTGAACTGCACATTTTGGTCAGTCTAGTTGGATCACAAAGAGACCAGAGCAAATGCTGCCCTGGTTTCAGCCCTGCTGGCTACAGCAGCTTTTCCCCCTGACATCAAGCAGAAGATTTAAAGGGATAAAGGGACAAGaacacctgttttgtttttattcagccAGACAATTTAGGAAATTTTTGTCAGGTCACTGGGTTGACTGCAGAGATAATAGGACAGAAACTTCAATGACTACCCCCAACAAAGAATGCACACTTAGCAATGTTAGTTTAGAAAAGTCACAAATGGATGGCAGCGGCACTAATGAGCAAAGTCAGCAATTCCTGAGGAGAGGAGGAATCTGACTTCCAGAGTTACTTCATGATATTACTCAGAATGTCTAGCTCTCAAAAGAATTTTACAAAGTAAagatacaactcaaaagcaagaaaaccaacaacccaatggaaaaatgggcaaaagacctgaatagacatttctccaaagaagatataaagatatctggccaacgagcacatgaaaaaatgctcaacatcactgattattagagaaatgcaaatcaaaagtactatgagatactacctcacaccagttatAATGACCATCATTaccaagtccacaaataacaaatactacaaaggatgtggagaagagggaaccctcctacactataaactggtacaaccactatggaaaacagtatggaggtgccttagaaaagtaaatatagaactatcgtatgacccagcaatcccactcttgggcatatatccagacaaaattttcatagaaaaagacacatgcacctgtatgttcattgcagcactattcataataccaagacatggaaacaacctaaatgtccatgacacataattggattcagaagacgtggtatatatacacaatggaatactactcggtcataaaaaagaacaaaataatgccatttgcagcaatgtggatggaactagagactctcatactaagtgaagaaagtcagaaaaagaaaggcaggagttcccgtcgtggcgcagtggttgacgagtccaactgggaaccatgaggttgcgggtttggtccctgcccttgctcagtgggttgatgatccggtgttgccgtgagccgtggtgtgggttgcagacgcggctcggatcctgcgttgttgtggctctggcgtgggctggtggctacagctccagttcaacccctagcctgggaacctccatacgccgagggagcagcccaagaaatggcaaaaagaaaaaaaaaaaaggaaaagaaaggcaaataccatatgacatcacatatgtggaatctagtatgtggcacaaatgaacctacccagaaaagaaactgatggacttggagaacagacttgcggttgccaagggggagggagagggagggggatggactgggaatctggggttaatagatgcaaacaattgcatttggaatggataagcaatgagatcctgctgtatagcactgggaactatatctagtcacttatgatggagcacgatggcgaataatgtcagaaaaagaatatatatatgtgtgtgtgtgagactggatcattttgctgtacagtagaaaactgacaacactgtaaaccaactacaacagaaaaaataaaaatcatattaaaaaaacaaagtaaacaaaGAAACACGAAGGCATGACCtatccacagaaaaaaaatatttgacagaaACCATACCTGAGGAAGCCCAGACACTGGAATTATTAGTCAAAGATGTTAAATCAGgagttcatggctcagtggttaacaaacccgactagcatccaggaggacgtgggttcgatccctggcctcgctcaatgggttaaggatctggcattgccatgagctgaggtgcaggtcgcagatgcagctcagatcccacgttgctgtggccgtggtgtaggccagtggctacagctccgactcgacttctaacctgggaacctccatacaccattggtgcagccctaaaaagacaaaaaaaaaaaaaaaaaaggcgttcaaTCAACTATCCTACTTACACTCATtgagataaatgaataaacaaaactacagacaaagaactaaagaaaatcagaaaacaatgtacaaaataagaatatcaataaagagatagaaattatGAGAAAGAACCAAATTCTAGACTTAAAAGTAtagtaaatgaaattaaaaatttactacAAGgagagttcctaccatggctcagaagtaatgaactcaactaatatccatgagaacacaggtttgtcccctggcctcactcagtgggttaaggatctggagttgccgtgagctgtggtgtaggtcgcagatatggttcagatctggcattgctgtcactgtggctggcagctacagccccaactggaccccaagcctgggaacctgcacatggcGCAGGTATgctctaaaaaagaccaaaaaaaaaaaaaaaaccccaaaacctatAGGCCAAAATCCTTTATGaggataaatcaataaaatactagcaaaccaaatttcaACATCACACTAAAAGGATTACTCATCATGACCAAGTAGGAGTTATCTCTAGAATGCAAGGGTGGTTTAACATAggaaaatcaatgtgatacaccacataataaaatgaaaggagaaaaccaaCATGACTATCTCAACTGAAGatgaaaagcatttgacaaaatccaacacattTTCACGATAAAAACATTCAATGAACTAGGACTAGAAGTTacctttctcagagttcccgctgtggtgcagcggaaacgaatccaactaggaaccatgagggtgcgggttcgatccctggccttgctcaataggttaaagatGCGGTGTtaccgttagctgtggtgtaggtcatatacacggcttggatctggcattgctgtggctctggtgtaggctggcagcaacagcaccaactggacccctagcctgggaacctcaatatgccgcaggtgcagccttataaagacaagacacacacatacacaaaaaaagaaattacctttctcaacatgataaagcccttttaagaaaaatccaggagttcccatcttggctcagtgaaacaaacctgaccagtatccatgaggatgcaggttcaatccctggccccactcagtgggttaatgatccagcgttgctaggagctgtggtgtaggttgcagacgcggcttggatccagtgtggctgtagctgtggcagaggacggcagctgcagctccaatcacacccctagcctgggaacttccatatgctgtgggtgaggccctaaaaaaaagcaaaaaacgaaaaCATACAGCCTTCATATAAATTTTCGCAATACATTAAACAATGCTGTACGTTGTTTATTCATATGTACACGTGatgaaagtataaaaatgttCATGGGAGGAGCTCCTGTCgaagcgcagtggttaatgaatctgactaggaaccatgaggttgcgggttcggtccctggccttgctctgtgggttaaggatctggtgttgctgtgagctgtggtgtaggctgcagatggggctcagatcccacattgctgtggctctggcgtaggccagtggctacagctccaattagacccccagcctgggaacctccatatgccgcaggagcagcccaagaaatggcaaaaagacaaaaaaaaaaaaccaaaaaaaaaccttcatggGAATGATAGGACAGTGGTTCTCCctaggaaggaaaagaatgggGAGGCTGGGCCTTTAGCTATAAAGCTTTATCCTTGTCCCCTCCCCCAATCAGGCATTCAGATATGGCAAAatgagcctgctgtatagcatagggaactatatctaatcacttgtcaTGAAACAtaacagaggataatgtgagaaaaagaatacatgaatgtatgactgggtcactttgcagtacagtagaaattgacagaacactgtaaatcaactaatgaaaaaaattaaaatcttaaaaaaagaaaaaaaaagatatggcaaAATGTAAACATCTATTACCTTGAATGGCACTTTTTTATATGTATCCaatatttcacatttcttttgtttgtttttgttttttagggccacatctgcagcatggaagattccagtctaggggtcgaattgaagcttcagctgccagccttcatcacagccacagcaacgcaggatctaagccacgtctacgacctacactccagctcatgacaacactggacccttatcccactgaacaaggccaaggatggaacctgcatcctcatggatgctaatcagattcgttttggctgagccatgacaggaactcccaaaatttcacaatttaaaatgttttttaaaagaaaagcaaaaaggtaGTGCCTGTAATGGCtcatggaaatgaacctgactagcatccataaggatgcaggttcgaatcctggcctcgctcagtgggttaaggatccagcattgccgtgagctgtggtgtaggctgcagatgcagctcagatcctgagttgctgtggctgtggtataggcctgcagctactgctccaattctacccctagcctacaaacctccatatgctgcaggtgtggccctaaaaagcagaaaaaaaaaaaaaattatttcaggccCCTCGTGTTGATTTTCCAACTCTCTAGCAGCCTTGACTTCTCTCCTGGTTAAATCAAGAAaaagttggaaatttttttttttttggtctttttgccatttctttgggccgcttccgaggcatgtggaggttcccaagctaggggtccaatcggagctgtagccactggcctacgccacagccacagcaactcggggatctgagccacgtctgcaacctacaccacagctcatggcaacaccggatccctaatccactgagcaaggcaagggatcgaacccgcaacctcatggttcctagtcggattcgttaaccactgagccatgatgggatctccaagttgggaatttttaaaagaagtgtatTCCAAATAATTAAGCAAAGGAAATGTACATTTACACAAGGCATGAACACAAAAAAGGTCAAGATGAATTAGGAATTAGATGGGATGAAAACAGTAGCAGTTCAGCCGAGTCCCAACACTTGCTGGTGAAGCTGAGCCAGACCGAATGGTAAAAACTCCCAGAAGCCATGAGAGGAGTCAAGGATAGCTCCAGGCTCCAATTATTTCCCACAGAGGAAGTGCTCCCACTCTAGAACTCTTatctgaaggaaagaaaactctGTGCCCAGAGCAACAGCTGCTCAGAACATAACCGGTATAAAACAGGGAGTTCACGTACTTGTTTAGACACAGGTGCGCTTCAATGAAGATATCCTTGGCTTTTTCAGGGAagtccttaattttaaaattaggatcACTTTCTCTTATCTTGCGGATTCTGTAAAATTAAACATGAGAATTTATTCTAAAGAAGAcaatgccagcctacaccacagctcatggcaacaatggacccttaacctactgagggaggccagggatcaaacctgcgacctcatggttcctagtcggattcatttccgctgtgccatgacgagaactccctatcagatacattttttttaaatcaatagctTAGACGGTTATGTAGTTGGGAAAGATAATTATTAGAATGGATGATCGAAGGAAGATTTAAAAGAATCttacagaaaggcaaatattctaagatatcacttatatgtgaaatttaaaaaaatgatataaatgcacttattcggagttcccactgtggcgcagcagaaatgaacttgaccaggacccatgaggttgcgggttcaacccctggcattgctcagtggcttaaggatccagcattgccatgagctgtggtgtaggtcacagacacggcttgatctggtgttgctatgactgtggtgtaggctggcagctgcagttccgacttgaccccctagcctgggaacctccatatgctgcaggtgcagccctaaaaagcaaaaaagcaaaaaaaaaaaaaaaaaaagaaatctagattTTATTCTTCAGGTAACAGGGAACCACAAAGGAGTGTGTGGCAAAAGAGTTGATGAAATAAGATCTGTATTTAGAGAAATATGCTATGGCCACATGAATAATTAACACTGACTCAATATGCTTGTGCACAGAAATCTACATATGACCCTAAAGAACCTATAATTTAAACACTGTCaggggcattcccgttgtggcacaatggaaatgaatttgactaggaaccctgaggttgtgggttcaatccctggcctcgctcagtgggttaaggatccagcgttgccgtgagctatggtgtacgttgcagatgtggcttggatctggtgttgctgtggctatggtgcaggccagcagctgtagctccaattcaacccctagcctgggaacctccatatgtgggtaCTTTTTAGGCCTGctcccctaaaaagcaaaaaaaaaaaaaaaggaaaagaaaggaagaaaatattgccCAGTTATAGCCAACCCGATTAACCCAAGATGGCCTCTCTGGAATAAAATGGtgattaagaaattttttttttgtcttttgccttttaagggccgcacctgaggcatatggaggttcccaggctaggggtccaatcctatgccacagccacagcaatgccacatccgagccgaatctgcaaacgacaccacagcttgtaacaatgccggatcctcaacccactgagccaggccagggatcgaacccgcaacctcatggttcctagccagattcgtttctgctgcaccacgatgggaatgccaagaaatttttattctaatagtGACCCCCAGCTATCTCAGACACTTACGACAATTGTGAGGCCACATTCTTCTTCAGTCGCTCAGCTCTCTGTGCCAGTCCTTCCTTAGAAAGAGATGATATCCGGGCATCACCCTCAGGAGGAACATAGGCATCAAAGATACCAGCTgtaaagagagaaggagaaaactaAGAAAGCATTGAAAGATTGAGAAAAAGTCATCTTGAGGTCATAAAAAAATTGGGAGCCCTTCTGGATACAAAACAGACTAATGAAATAGACTTCCCATGTAGGTTTTATGCTGCATTAGAAAAAGTAGAATAAGGTAATTTTAGTCTTCTCTCAGAGCTTCTTCTTATACAAAATGGAGAAATTTTACCCGCCAGGTAAAATTCCTTGAAGGCCACttcaatgaataatttaaaagcaCAGTCAAAGACAACCTCATAAAATGTAGTGTATGTTAATTATTGAAGCTGAACTTAATCTGTGGTTAATTAAATGCTCTCAATCATAGcccaaataaggagttcccatcatggctcagtggctgacgaatccgactaggaaccatgagattgtgggttcgatccctggcctcgctcagtgggttaaggatctggcatttctgtgagctgtggtataggtcgaagacatggttcagatcccgagttgttgtggccctggtgtaggctggtggctacagctctgcttccaccctaagcctgggaacctccatgtactgcaggagtggcccaagaaattgccaaaagacaaaaagccaaaaaaaaaaaaaatcacagtccaAATCATTCTACTCTCCAAGAAAATCTCTGACAAAAGGAGACTGGGTCTCGGTTTCAGAAATACCATGTCTCACCTGTACAGGCTAGATGTATGGGGCGCTCCAAACGTTCATGAGGTATGACCAGTCCTGCTTTCCGGGCATGTTCTACAAACTCCTTCTCTGATTTGTACTTGGGTTGATAGGTAGGGGGTGTGAAACGTTTTTTAGTTCTCACTGGAACTACTGCTGTGGACTGAGTCACCAAGACTGGCTGGAGGATAGCAGAAAAAGGTTAGATAATCAATCTTGCACAAACTCTAAGCAGAGATAGAAACGGCACATCCAAAAAATGACTTAGGAACAATTATAAAGCCACATGTCACAAGGGGAAATGCACTACTATCTTAACAATTATGGCTGTCTCTTACTAAAAGGCAGGAAGTAACTTTACTAACACAACCCAATGTTTACGCATGGCTTTCCTTTAGTACTTTCCATGGCACAGGACTATGCCAAACCCCTGGGATGCAGAGTTGATGAAAGCAAGGCTTTTGCTTTCAAAGAACATTCAGTCTGATGGGGAACTTAAACACCAACTCTTTGGTATCTCCTCTACATTTACTCAGATTACATTCTATTGAAAGCCTCACTGTAAACTTCACTCTGTCGCTCTAGCTCCCAAGTGATCAATAACCTTTTCAAAGGCCAGGTTTCTTCTCTCTGATCATGAGATTTCTTCAGGCAGGTGCGAGACTCCCTCCTGTACAGCCACTGTGCAAtcgaaatatttataaaaataaaagggaagcgAGCCCACCTTCCAAACCATTCTCTCCCCTTTAACACCTTCGCGCTCGTCAGACCCAGACTTAACGGGAGAAACCTTAATCCTCGAGAAAATGCTCGTTCTCATGGCCATACCGAGGCTCTCACCACTCAGCCACACAGCTGTGTCCCGTTTACCTCAACTCTTCCCTAGCCTAGGTACGACTCATATCATCCAAACTCACGAAGGACAACTGCAAAGCGAGTATTTCTCTCTACTCTCTCCTACTCCTCCAGCCCCAAGAGTCCTATCCACCCCCGTCCCTACCCACCTGCCGAGACCACCATCCTAAAACCCTGGGTAAGCAAAACAAGCCCCGTGTTACGGGGGCTGCCATTTTGCTCACGCAAAGGCAGCTGGGATGGAGACTGAAAGTGATGAGCCTGGGGCAGGAAAGAAGGCGCATAGGGTGGAGCTAGCGCGGCCGTGGAATTTTCCAGGGCGCGCGCCCTCCTCCAAAGTGCGAGAGGCGCGAACGCGCACGTGCACgtcggggaggggggcggggtgggggagtggagTAGGGCTGCGCCTGCGTGGTAAGACGgcgttgggggcgggggggagcacGGTTGTCACGCGCCAGGCGGAGGGCGTGGAGCCAGAGCTGCGCTTGCGCACCAGGCGTTCTGGCGGCCGGGCGTTACTCCCTTCCTGTAAAATTGGCATGTTGCTGCACCTTGCTTCTAGTCCGTAAAGAATGAGAAGCTGTTTCTCTTCTGAGACAAGTGTTTTTCTTCAGTGCCTATTTGGATCTTAGGAATGGCAAAAATGACTGGGTTCTGGGTCTGGGTCCGTCCTCGGACAACCTTAAGGCGGAGTTAACAATGTAGTATTAATATGGAATAATATGGTTTTCCCAATCTATACCGTATGAAGGATAATAGTCTTTCTTACCATCAAATTAAGGTAGTTAATGACTATTGTGTTTATTGAAACAAAAGATGCATGGACTGATAAAAACATCTGTCTTTTTGGGACGGAGGTACAGAGGTACCTGTAGCATTTGCTTAGGCATTGCCAGGCAATTcgctaagcattttacatttatttacccAATCATCAACGTAGGAGTAATACTCGTTTACATATGAACTTGGGCTGCAcagaaattatgtaatttttctaaggtcacacagctaagaacTAGAAGAATTAGGATTCAGGTTCAAGCAGTCTAATTCTAGAACCCATTCACTGACTGCTACCTTGTACTGCTTCATGCATCATCCTGGAAAAGCCAGTGCTGTAATCATTGCCGAAAGGCAAACGCTTTCTACACTTAACTTTACGGTTTTATCTCATTTTGccgattaattttttttttttttttggtctttttagggctgcacctgcagcatatggaaggtcccccgctaggggtcgaattggagctgtagcccctggcctataccacagccacagcaacaccagatccaagctgcatctgcaaactacaccacagctcagggcaacgccagatccttaacccactgagcgagaccagggatcaaacctgatatctcatgattcctagttggattcatttctgctgagccacaacgggaactccaaacatgaaCTTTTTTCCCCACTGGTTTTCCTGACAAAGCGAAGAAATTCTACTCCATGATGAATGGTTATTAATATGGAACACTGATACAGTCTATCTGGGATTATCTGCTTCACTGTTGAGTTTTATGTTTGATTTACATGGTAGCCAACACATCCCGTATCATCTTTGCCTGCCCTCTAACCAATTTTTCAGGGAATGAAGACTTGTTCCATATCAACCTGAATGAAATAAGGGGAGTCAATCTCGGTTAATTCATTCTGAGATGAATTACAAGTGGGCTTTATTAGCTGCTCTTCTGGAAAATTCATATTATCTTCCCATCTCATTAACTCCATGGACAACTGGGAGCTGTCTGCTGGGGACGTGACACTAAAAgaatatttcttggagttcctgtcgtggttcagtggttaacgaatctgactaggaaccatgaggttgcaggtttgatccctggtcttgctcagcgggttaaggatcttactttgttgtggctatggtgtaggttggcggctacagctccgattggacccctagcctgtgaacttccatatgctgtgggtgtggccccagaaaagacaaaaaaaaaaaaaaagaatatttcttaatCCTACAACCCCAGTAGCTCACTTTCAGGAGAAGCAAGGTAAgagcaagaaaaggaaacccatTGTGTCATTAGAGGAAGGAATAAGGTGGTTAGGGCTCAGCCTTGCAAAGAACAGTCTTGCACGTAGTAAAtagtcaaatatttattcaataaatagatCACTAGAATCCCAGATAAAATATGATTAGGCAGAAGGAAAAGTTGATTTCCTGTTTCTctaaatacagggagttcctagAATCTTTTTGTCTTATTGAAATTTAAGTGGATCCAAAGAAAATAGGATAGCCCATGAGCAGTGAGATATGTGCAATATTTGCACTCTCCCCCCGACTGCCCTGTGGCAGATAGGATATcaaaaatcagaaactctgaaatTCTGCCTAGTAATTGATATTCTAGGAGAGGcgcatttcatttgtttatttatttttgcttttatttatttatttattttttgtctttttgccttttccagggccgaaccattggcatatggaggttcccaggctataggtctaatcagagctgtagccaccggcctacaccacagccacagcaactaagatccaagctgtgtctgcgacctacaccacagctcatggccacgccagatccttaacccactgagcaacgccagggatcaaacccgcatcctcatggttcttagttggattcattagccactgagccacaatgggaactccttatttttgctttttagggccgtacccttggcatatggaggttcccaggctaggggtccaatcagagctacagctgctggcctacatcacagccatagcaacgcagaatccttaacccactgagtgaggccagggatcgaacccaccatctcgtggttcctagtcggatttgtttccgctgagccaagataggaactctGAGGCACAGTTGATTTGAACAAGGAAAATCCTTCTGGAGAATTGGAAGAATCTGATAACAATATGTTTATTGATTACAATAAACAGTAcaaggagttttctggtggcctagcatttagGGATTCAGTGCTGCcatgctgtggttcaggtttgatccctggcccagaaactttcgcATGTCGAGGGCagcgccaaaaaaaaaaaaaaatcccccaaacagCGCAGCGACAGTATGATACTTGGATTGAAGCAAATAATAGGCTTGCCATATGTTTATATTGTAGTTCCCTCCCTTGAGTGAGAGcatgaagaggaaaagaagtgaATTGTCCGAGATAAGGTGACATAGAAGAAACCAAGAATTTTGACTTTCTAAGAAATATTCTCAACTGATCTTTAGCTAACGATGTTAGCAGAGCTTCTTTGCCCCTAGGAGAGTTGACTCTCTATGGCTCTCTCCTAGTGGTTAAGAATGTTATGGTGCATGGAAGTTACCATggttgctcagcagttaatgaacccaactaggatccatgaggatgctggttggatccctggccacgctcagtgggttgaggatctggtgttgctgtgggctgtggtgtaggttgcagatgcagctcagatctggcgctgctgtggctgtgatgtaggccggtacctgtaactccgattggacccctagcctgggaatctccatatgctgtgagtgcggccctaagaagcaaaaacaaacaaacgaaaaagaaTGTTATAGTGCATGAATTTACATCTTAGCTCCACCTCTTTTCTTCACTAGAGAAAAGgagtaattgggagttcccgttgtggttcagtaaTGCACCCaaccagtatgcatgaggatgccagttttgcccctgtcctcattcagtgtgttaaggatctggggtttccatgagctgtggtgtaggtagcaaactCGGGTCgcatctggcgttgttgtggctgtggcgtaggccagacgcttcagctcctattcgacccctgagagccgcaggtgaggccctaaaaaaaggaaaaaaaaaaaaaaaggagtaattaaACACAGGGAGCAATATCTGATCAGTTGTGatacatgatggaggataatgtgaaaaaaagaatgtatatggatgtatggctgggtcactttgctgggcagcagaaattgacagaacattgtaaatcaactataattaaaaaatgttaaagaaaagaaaaggagtaatTAAGTACCTAATTCATAGACTTGTTATTAACTCATTAAGGGAGTTACCACATGTTCCCATTCTGGTTAGTCATGGTAACTGCTTTCAAGCCTCATGATAGACCTGGAAGGAATATATGTGGAGCCTAGCAGAGTCCTAGTAACTGTTC
The Phacochoerus africanus isolate WHEZ1 chromosome 14, ROS_Pafr_v1, whole genome shotgun sequence DNA segment above includes these coding regions:
- the MRPL45 gene encoding 39S ribosomal protein L45, mitochondrial, translating into MRLLSCPRLITFSLHPSCLCVSKMAAPVTRGLFCLPRVLGWWSRQPVLVTQSTAVVPVRTKKRFTPPTYQPKYKSEKEFVEHARKAGLVIPHERLERPIHLACTAGIFDAYVPPEGDARISSLSKEGLAQRAERLKKNVASQLSIRKIRESDPNFKIKDFPEKAKDIFIEAHLCLNNSDHDRLHTLVTENCFPDMVWDIRYKTVRWSFVESLEPPQVVQVRCSSLLNQGNIYGQVTVRMHTRQTLAIYDRFGRLMYGQEDVPRDVLEYVVFEKHLVDPYGSWRMHGKIIPPWAPPKQPILKTVMIPGPQLKPWEEFEEPQGEVHKPQPA